The following are from one region of the Stanieria sp. NIES-3757 genome:
- a CDS encoding glycosyl transferase group 1 — protein sequence MKIAFINQPWTIAAPPQGSDSTGIWTYQVARYLTNNCEVIYYGNQAKSEKSNYFDEQICYRGISLKFDSFLKPLRILEKKLNLNPQVPYFASQLYYLGYILLVALDLKKQQCDIIHIHNFSQFVPIVRYFNPRAKIVLHMHCEWLSQLHAPTIAKRIAQADLILSCSNYITNKIRDRFPQFAARCQTVYNGVNTDIFVPNPHQQFNSIAPKLLFVGRISPEKGIHLLIEAFERVVQRYPQAQLIIVGPEVIVAKEFLTDLSDNPQITALAPLYASSYLQYLKNQISPHLVSQVTFTGSLRQEELVPYYQNADLVVNPSLSEAFGMSLVEAMACEIPVIGARVGGMPEAICSAGASAIAENVTGLLFESGNTVALAETILQILAEPSLQVSLGKAGRARVLELFSWQRIAERLWQDYHTNLK from the coding sequence TTGAAGATAGCTTTTATCAATCAACCGTGGACTATAGCAGCCCCTCCTCAAGGAAGCGATTCTACAGGAATATGGACTTATCAGGTTGCTCGTTATTTAACTAATAATTGTGAAGTAATCTACTATGGAAATCAAGCTAAAAGCGAAAAATCAAATTATTTTGATGAACAAATTTGTTATCGAGGAATTTCCCTAAAATTTGATTCTTTTCTGAAGCCTTTAAGAATTTTAGAAAAAAAACTTAATTTAAATCCTCAAGTTCCCTATTTTGCGTCTCAATTATACTATTTAGGTTATATTTTATTGGTTGCTTTAGACCTCAAAAAGCAACAGTGTGACATTATTCATATTCATAACTTTTCTCAATTTGTTCCAATTGTTCGCTATTTTAATCCTAGAGCAAAAATTGTTCTTCACATGCATTGTGAGTGGTTAAGTCAACTCCATGCACCTACAATTGCTAAACGAATCGCCCAAGCAGATTTAATTCTTAGTTGTAGTAATTATATTACTAATAAAATTCGCGATCGCTTTCCTCAATTTGCTGCTCGTTGTCAAACTGTTTACAATGGTGTCAATACAGATATCTTTGTACCTAATCCTCATCAACAGTTTAATTCTATTGCTCCTAAACTATTATTTGTTGGCAGAATTTCCCCAGAAAAAGGAATACATTTGCTGATCGAAGCTTTTGAGCGAGTAGTTCAACGATATCCTCAAGCACAATTAATTATTGTCGGACCGGAAGTTATTGTTGCCAAAGAATTTTTGACTGATTTAAGTGATAATCCTCAGATAACTGCCTTAGCACCTTTGTACGCTAGCAGCTATTTACAGTATTTAAAAAATCAGATTTCTCCTCATCTTGTTTCTCAGGTTACTTTTACTGGTTCGCTTCGACAGGAAGAATTAGTTCCATATTACCAAAATGCCGATCTCGTAGTTAATCCATCTCTGAGTGAAGCGTTTGGGATGAGTTTAGTTGAGGCAATGGCTTGTGAAATTCCAGTCATTGGTGCCAGAGTTGGAGGTATGCCAGAAGCGATCTGCTCCGCAGGCGCATCCGCGATCGCAGAAAACGTGACAGGATTATTATTTGAATCAGGAAATACTGTTGCTTTAGCCGAGACAATTTTGCAAATACTTGCCGAACCATCTCTACAGGTATCATTAGGGAAAGCTGGTAGAGCAAGAGTTTTGGAGTTGTTTTCTTGGCAACGAATTGCAGAGCGTTTATGGCAGGATTATCATACCAATTTAAAATAA
- a CDS encoding surface antigen: MQLFVAGCLFLLTSPFKTNSVLAQSTLPSTDNPLDYDRNQPQLPQVTPVPQTITVEKFEFVGNTVFSTAELNQIIAEYKSKPITFVQLLQIADRITQAYVQKGYITSGAYIPSQELNSGVVKIQIVEGTLSNIDVTVVKGRLNPNYVRSRIAAKTTEPLNLNDLQTSLQLLQFDPLIDRLQAQLIAGTKPGTNILTVEVTGADTFKFSPILNNNRNPSIGTFERGLEISEANLFGWGDRVNLAYRNTEGSDRFEVGYQLPINARNGSVALYYSFSDNRIIEPPFEQLDIEIDIKEFDLTLRQPILQTASADGTQELALSLSANRRNNNSRLLGVNFPISEEANEEGETDISALRFSQEWLQRSRQDVLSLRSQLNWGINVFDATVNSAQPDSRFFSWRGQAIYSHLFNVSNNPNLINPSIFLRSDLQFSTTSLVPIEQLSLGGQASIRGYRQDALLSDNGLIASAEVRVPVIQIPQFQSAVQVVPFVDFGKGWNTERENPEKTTLASLGLGLLWQGDNFSARLDWGIPLVELESSKRTWQENGVYFQLNATF; encoded by the coding sequence ATGCAATTGTTTGTGGCTGGATGTTTATTCCTACTGACTTCTCCTTTCAAAACAAATTCCGTCTTAGCGCAATCGACTCTTCCTTCCACAGATAATCCTTTAGATTACGATCGCAACCAGCCTCAATTGCCTCAAGTTACACCAGTACCTCAAACCATTACAGTAGAAAAATTTGAGTTTGTGGGTAATACAGTTTTTAGTACAGCAGAACTAAACCAAATTATTGCCGAATATAAAAGTAAACCGATTACATTTGTGCAACTATTACAAATAGCCGATCGCATTACTCAGGCTTATGTGCAAAAAGGCTATATCACTTCTGGAGCTTATATTCCCAGTCAAGAGTTAAATTCGGGAGTAGTCAAAATTCAAATTGTTGAGGGTACTTTATCTAATATTGATGTCACTGTAGTTAAAGGGAGATTAAATCCTAATTATGTTCGTTCTCGAATTGCTGCTAAAACAACTGAACCTTTAAATCTCAACGACTTACAAACATCTTTGCAATTACTACAATTCGATCCTCTCATCGATCGCTTGCAAGCGCAATTAATTGCTGGAACTAAACCAGGTACGAATATTCTGACTGTAGAAGTGACTGGTGCAGATACTTTTAAATTTAGTCCAATTTTGAATAATAATCGCAACCCTAGTATTGGGACTTTTGAACGAGGATTAGAAATTTCTGAAGCTAATTTATTCGGTTGGGGAGATCGAGTTAATCTAGCTTACCGTAATACTGAGGGAAGCGATCGCTTTGAGGTTGGTTATCAGTTGCCAATTAATGCTCGTAATGGTTCTGTTGCCTTATATTACAGTTTTTCGGATAACCGAATTATTGAACCACCTTTTGAACAATTAGATATCGAAATAGATATTAAAGAGTTCGATCTCACTCTGCGTCAACCAATTCTGCAAACCGCCTCGGCGGATGGGACTCAAGAATTAGCTCTTAGTTTATCTGCTAATCGACGCAATAATAATTCTCGTTTATTAGGAGTCAATTTTCCAATTTCTGAAGAAGCTAACGAAGAAGGCGAAACTGATATTTCGGCGTTGCGTTTTAGTCAAGAATGGTTACAACGAAGTCGCCAAGATGTACTTAGTCTTCGTTCCCAATTAAATTGGGGAATTAATGTTTTTGATGCTACAGTAAATTCTGCTCAACCTGATAGCCGTTTTTTCTCTTGGCGAGGACAAGCAATTTATTCTCACTTATTTAATGTATCTAACAATCCTAACCTTATCAATCCTAGTATTTTCCTGCGTTCTGACTTACAATTTTCCACCACTTCCCTGGTGCCAATCGAACAATTGAGTTTAGGAGGACAAGCCAGTATCAGAGGTTATCGTCAAGATGCACTTTTGAGCGATAATGGTCTTATCGCTTCTGCGGAAGTTAGAGTACCCGTCATTCAAATTCCTCAATTCCAAAGTGCTGTCCAGGTGGTACCTTTTGTCGATTTTGGTAAAGGGTGGAATACGGAGCGCGAAAATCCTGAAAAAACCACTTTAGCCAGTTTAGGTTTAGGGTTGCTTTGGCAAGGGGATAATTTTTCCGCACGTTTAGATTGGGGTATTCCTTTGGTAGAACTAGAATCTAGCAAGAGAACTTGGCAGGAAAATGGGGTTTATTTTCAATTGAATGCTACCTTTTAA
- a CDS encoding hypothetical protein (hypothetical protein PCC7424_3511) — MVASNDRTVKPKEIVDFLKKKVQLKEVYQQIIHQQIIQEAAQKANLAVTPEEIQAEADKFRRQKRLEKAADTLAWLKEQMITADEWEAGICDQLLVQKLAKHLFAQEAEQHFAQNRLDFEQVLLYQIVIPYEKLAQELFYQIEEEEISFYQAAHYYDLDERRRHQCGYEGKLYRWNILPEISAAIFASTQGQIVGPIKTELGYHIIKVEEFIEPQLTPELHQEIIKTMFDKWLEGEVNYLLYNQTNSPPKL, encoded by the coding sequence ATGGTGGCTAGTAATGATCGTACCGTTAAACCAAAAGAAATTGTTGATTTTTTAAAAAAAAAAGTTCAACTCAAAGAAGTTTATCAACAGATTATTCATCAACAAATCATTCAAGAAGCAGCGCAAAAAGCTAATCTAGCTGTTACTCCCGAAGAAATTCAAGCCGAAGCAGATAAATTCCGTCGTCAAAAACGTTTAGAAAAGGCAGCAGATACTCTGGCTTGGCTCAAAGAACAAATGATTACTGCTGACGAATGGGAAGCCGGAATTTGCGATCAGTTATTAGTTCAAAAATTAGCCAAACATTTATTTGCTCAAGAAGCAGAACAACATTTTGCTCAAAATCGTTTAGACTTTGAGCAAGTTTTGTTATATCAGATTGTAATTCCTTACGAAAAATTGGCTCAAGAGTTGTTTTATCAGATCGAAGAAGAAGAGATTAGCTTTTATCAAGCAGCCCATTATTACGATCTTGATGAAAGAAGAAGACATCAATGTGGTTACGAAGGCAAACTTTATCGTTGGAATATTTTACCAGAGATATCAGCAGCTATTTTTGCTAGCACTCAAGGTCAAATTGTAGGGCCAATTAAGACTGAGTTAGGATATCACATTATTAAAGTTGAGGAGTTTATTGAACCACAATTAACTCCCGAACTTCATCAAGAAATTATCAAGACAATGTTTGATAAGTGGTTAGAAGGAGAAGTTAATTATCTACTCTACAATCAAACAAATTCTCCTCCTAAATTATAA
- a CDS encoding AMP-dependent synthetase and ligase produces the protein MGEEKLVIAQEIKRSYRNCIDIDELVETIRWRIFAEHFVDVYAIAFLQPGSLPKISNYQQ, from the coding sequence GTGGGGGAAGAAAAATTAGTAATTGCTCAAGAAATAAAACGCAGTTATCGTAACTGTATCGACATAGACGAATTAGTAGAAACAATTCGCTGGCGAATCTTTGCAGAACACTTTGTCGATGTTTATGCGATCGCTTTTCTGCAACCAGGAAGTTTACCCAAAATCTCTAACTATCAACAATAA
- a CDS encoding AMP-dependent synthetase and ligase, with the protein MMPVREVNYLTLVDLLQNRARQQPDQITDIFLKDGEIKEESITYQELDHQAKAIASQLSSLQSNNAPVILIYPYDRSI; encoded by the coding sequence ATGATGCCAGTACGAGAAGTCAACTACCTTACTTTAGTCGATTTATTACAAAACCGCGCTCGACAACAACCAGATCAAATTACTGATATTTTTCTCAAAGATGGGGAAATTAAAGAAGAAAGTATTACTTATCAAGAACTAGACCATCAAGCAAAAGCAATTGCCTCTCAACTAAGTTCATTACAATCTAACAATGCGCCAGTAATTCTAATTTATCCTTACGACCGAAGTATATAA
- a CDS encoding spore photoproduct lyase has product MVQTLTSSSTHLWLPKRVLVTPAALQESWGQKIIKRIESYQIPVEELPHNRLTNLKGKTGQETYAKAKRTLAIVTAPPSNFKLSPIPPSADWQFHLAQGCPAHCQYCYLAGSLSGVPITRVYTNLPEILDNLSQYETKDRETSFEVSCYTDPLGIEHLTGSLAECIRYFGTLPQARLRWVSKFDGVDGLLNLPHQGHTRCRMSINAAPISRSFEGGTASVTARLQALRKLALPTNQGGGGYPIGLVIAPIMAISNWQWHYTQLFEQISTRLDFNCDLTFELITHRFTPKSKEVLQSWYPGSKLDLNEETRSRKYNKFGGVKYVYDTETMKTLRSFIEQQIQERFPQAQILYWT; this is encoded by the coding sequence ATGGTACAAACTCTTACTTCTTCCTCTACTCATCTGTGGTTACCAAAGCGTGTTTTAGTTACTCCTGCTGCTCTTCAAGAATCTTGGGGGCAAAAAATTATCAAGCGAATTGAATCCTATCAGATACCAGTTGAAGAATTACCCCACAATCGATTAACTAATTTAAAAGGAAAAACAGGACAAGAGACTTATGCTAAAGCTAAACGAACCCTAGCAATCGTAACTGCACCACCAAGTAATTTTAAACTAAGTCCAATTCCTCCTTCGGCTGACTGGCAATTTCATTTAGCACAAGGATGTCCAGCGCACTGTCAATATTGTTATTTAGCTGGCAGTTTATCTGGAGTTCCTATCACCAGAGTTTATACGAATTTACCAGAAATTCTCGATAATTTAAGCCAATACGAAACAAAAGACCGAGAAACTAGCTTTGAAGTTAGCTGTTATACAGATCCTCTTGGCATTGAACACCTAACAGGTAGTTTAGCTGAATGTATTCGTTATTTCGGTACTCTTCCTCAAGCTCGTTTACGATGGGTTTCTAAATTTGATGGAGTTGATGGACTATTAAATTTACCCCATCAAGGTCATACTCGTTGTCGTATGAGTATCAATGCTGCACCAATTAGTCGTTCTTTTGAGGGAGGTACAGCCAGTGTTACGGCTAGACTACAAGCACTGCGTAAATTAGCTTTACCAACTAATCAAGGTGGTGGTGGCTATCCTATTGGGTTAGTAATTGCGCCAATTATGGCAATTTCAAATTGGCAGTGGCATTATACTCAATTGTTCGAGCAAATTAGCACTAGGTTAGATTTCAACTGCGACCTAACTTTTGAATTGATTACTCACCGCTTTACTCCTAAATCGAAAGAAGTTTTACAAAGTTGGTATCCAGGCAGCAAGTTGGATTTGAACGAAGAAACACGCAGTCGTAAATATAATAAGTTTGGTGGGGTTAAGTATGTTTATGACACGGAAACAATGAAAACGCTACGCAGTTTTATTGAACAACAAATTCAGGAAAGATTTCCTCAAGCACAAATTCTTTATTGGACTTAA
- a CDS encoding Phycobilisome protein, with translation MLSDRVKELIQKSRIVSFANWHEQYPNEVIKIFQQADDQGSYLSDEDIKQIQSIAPQLTTSTAQAQLLRDRVENIVSQARAEVLAAYPQITEPGGDLYPPARAEACWRDFWHFLRCITYGIAGRSLEYTSPTGLGYMEQLYQELKVPLNAMVLGLEKLKYYSLQQFEEQEQTQLAPYFDHLIYKMKGFSDTTAV, from the coding sequence ATGCTTAGCGATCGCGTTAAGGAATTAATTCAAAAGTCTCGTATAGTCAGTTTTGCCAATTGGCACGAGCAATATCCGAACGAAGTTATCAAGATTTTTCAACAAGCCGACGATCAAGGTAGTTATCTCAGCGATGAAGATATTAAGCAAATTCAATCTATTGCTCCACAGCTTACTACTTCTACTGCTCAAGCTCAACTACTAAGAGATAGAGTTGAAAACATTGTCTCTCAAGCTAGAGCCGAAGTTTTAGCTGCTTATCCTCAAATTACCGAGCCTGGTGGAGATTTATACCCTCCAGCCAGAGCAGAAGCTTGTTGGCGAGATTTTTGGCATTTTTTGCGTTGTATAACCTATGGTATAGCAGGGCGATCGCTTGAATATACTAGTCCAACTGGATTAGGTTATATGGAACAATTGTATCAAGAATTAAAAGTTCCTCTCAATGCTATGGTTTTAGGTTTAGAAAAATTGAAATACTATAGTTTGCAACAGTTTGAGGAACAAGAACAAACTCAGTTAGCTCCTTATTTCGATCATTTAATCTACAAAATGAAAGGCTTTTCTGACACTACTGCTGTTTAA
- a CDS encoding heat domain-containing protein, which yields MDLNLIQEYLSNSDSQKRMKAITELRNYETDIVVPLLKEKINDKEFLVRSFVAMGLGKKRNAESFAALLQMMKLDRDPNVRAEAANSLSLFGTVSVPHLVLMFEQDDHWLVRRSILPALAELECLEELLEICICGLHGEDQTVREACIDCLVRLANTSKQEEALAQLLALVTDERWRTRMRVARALAKFNTPQAQEALNRLRQDEDHRVVGAVLESLIS from the coding sequence ATGGATTTGAATTTAATACAAGAATATTTAAGTAATTCCGATTCTCAAAAACGGATGAAAGCAATTACTGAACTGAGAAATTATGAAACGGACATTGTTGTACCTCTTTTGAAAGAGAAAATCAATGACAAAGAATTTCTGGTTCGTTCTTTTGTAGCGATGGGACTCGGAAAAAAACGCAATGCAGAATCTTTTGCAGCTTTATTACAGATGATGAAACTCGACCGCGATCCTAATGTTCGTGCCGAAGCTGCCAACTCTCTTTCTCTTTTTGGTACAGTTTCAGTACCCCATTTAGTGTTGATGTTTGAGCAAGATGATCATTGGTTGGTTCGTCGCAGTATCCTACCAGCTTTAGCCGAATTAGAATGTTTGGAAGAATTATTGGAAATTTGTATCTGTGGTTTACACGGAGAAGATCAAACCGTTCGAGAGGCTTGTATTGACTGTCTGGTTCGTCTTGCCAATACTTCTAAACAAGAAGAAGCTTTAGCTCAACTTTTGGCTTTAGTAACAGATGAACGGTGGCGTACTCGGATGCGAGTAGCGAGGGCATTGGCAAAATTCAATACTCCTCAAGCACAAGAAGCTCTTAATCGACTTAGACAAGATGAAGATCATCGAGTTGTGGGTGCTGTATTGGAAAGTCTGATTAGTTAA
- a CDS encoding hypothetical protein (protein of unknown function DUF477): protein MKFYSHKYSHNYLSLANWIVPILSILFAIFICATPVLATGVYDLPSPNTEDIWMVDQADEISLATQGKLSSSFQQLAKQTGQELRMVAIRRLDYGETIDSLADELFSTWYTTPEAQANQTLLVMDTLTNNVAIRTGAKAQQLVDPEITQSVIDETIGYNLRHGNKYNQALLDASDRLSAVLSGQPDPGPPAITEEIQVEGTFTKAEDTDDGSATIWVVVLLLLATVIPMVTYFWYVGFPGN from the coding sequence ATGAAATTCTATTCTCATAAATACTCACACAATTATTTATCCCTAGCTAATTGGATTGTACCCATCTTATCAATCCTCTTTGCTATTTTTATCTGTGCTACGCCTGTTTTAGCTACAGGTGTTTATGATTTACCTAGTCCTAATACTGAAGATATTTGGATGGTAGATCAAGCCGATGAAATTAGTCTAGCTACTCAAGGGAAACTAAGCAGCAGTTTTCAACAATTGGCTAAACAAACTGGTCAAGAATTGAGAATGGTAGCAATTCGTCGTCTAGATTATGGCGAAACTATTGATAGTCTAGCAGATGAGCTATTTTCAACTTGGTACACTACTCCCGAAGCTCAAGCAAACCAAACTCTTTTGGTAATGGATACTCTAACTAATAATGTTGCTATCCGTACTGGAGCAAAGGCTCAACAATTAGTCGATCCAGAAATTACCCAAAGTGTAATCGATGAAACGATTGGGTACAATCTTAGACACGGTAATAAATATAATCAAGCTTTACTTGATGCAAGCGATCGCCTTAGTGCTGTATTATCTGGTCAACCTGACCCCGGCCCACCTGCCATTACTGAAGAAATTCAAGTAGAAGGAACTTTTACCAAGGCAGAAGATACTGATGATGGTAGTGCAACTATCTGGGTTGTAGTTTTATTACTTTTAGCTACGGTAATTCCAATGGTTACCTATTTTTGGTACGTTGGTTTTCCTGGTAATTAA
- a CDS encoding multi-sensor hybrid histidine kinase: protein MIERDSPFVGNSEMASLMRSLDWSATSLGSVEGWSQSLRISVSICLTSRFPILIWWGKELVMLYNDAYRPILGVTKHPQAMGQRGRDCWPEIWDVIGPMLEKVLTTGEATWSDDQLLLLNRNGYLEECYFTFSYSPIIDETGKIGGIFTAVTETTERVIGERRLRTLRELAAKTAEARTVEQAGYLSAQSLINSLADIPFALIYLLETDGNIARLVGRTGIEVGTPASPVQIDLTKSEAEQPWCFTEVQNTGEAQIINDLKTRFTALPRGSWSEPPHSAIVMPILQSGQKQQLVAFLILGISPRKEFDDQYRGFFELITSHVATAIADADTYAAERKRAEELAELDRAKTIFFSNISHEFRTPLTLMLGPLEDLLAENNSSLSQAHQEQLKIVHRNALRLLKLVNSLLDFSRIEAGRIQAIYEPTDLARLTTNLAGVFRSAIERVGLRFQVDCPPLPEPIYVDREMWEKIILNLLSNAFKYTFAGEICVNLRWVEVDESTFSQAGVELEVRDTGTGIAAEELPNIFKRFHRVQEAKGRTYEGSGIGLSLVKELVQLHGGTIEVTSVVEQGSSFKVFVPAGYAHLPSEHISKTSTTDSTTSRAIAYVEEALRWLPATENEASEIIPAEHNAIPFAPFSRRSLPIQKVDQPNLINNSSSTQVLLADDNADMRDYLTQLLSSQGYNVTVVGDGMAALATVNQFIPDLVLTDIMMPRLDGLGLLQKLRENPATREIPIILLSARAEEETRIQGLETGADDYLIKPFSARELLARVEATLKLYRVRQQAQLKLEAKARELSELNHSLEHINNQLSQRNQELNRFTYIVSHDLKAPLRAIANLSTWIEEDLAEQLPEENQNQMELLRQRVQLMEALIDGLLQYSRIGRIEVRAEKINLAQLLTEVIDSLTPPATFMIQIKSLIHTMTAKRLLLFQVFSNLISNAIKHHHRDDGIIEISAIETKDYYQFAVADDGPGIAPEHHSRIFDIFQTLQPLKGKENTGIGLSIIKKIIDTEGGEIVLESDLNQGAIFRFTWPKQVLTTD, encoded by the coding sequence ATGATCGAGCGTGACAGTCCATTTGTAGGTAATAGTGAAATGGCATCACTGATGCGCTCTCTTGACTGGTCAGCCACTTCACTGGGTTCGGTTGAGGGATGGTCGCAAAGCTTAAGAATTTCAGTTAGTATCTGTTTGACCTCTCGATTTCCTATTCTGATTTGGTGGGGGAAAGAACTGGTTATGCTTTATAACGATGCTTATCGTCCTATACTGGGAGTAACTAAGCATCCTCAAGCAATGGGGCAAAGAGGTCGCGACTGCTGGCCAGAGATTTGGGACGTTATCGGGCCGATGCTAGAAAAGGTCTTGACGACAGGCGAAGCTACTTGGTCTGACGATCAATTACTGTTACTAAACCGTAATGGCTATCTTGAAGAATGTTATTTTACTTTTTCCTACAGCCCGATCATAGATGAGACAGGCAAAATTGGGGGCATTTTTACAGCAGTTACGGAAACAACAGAGCGAGTTATCGGCGAACGACGTTTGCGGACTTTACGAGAACTAGCTGCTAAAACCGCAGAGGCAAGAACAGTCGAACAAGCTGGTTATCTATCTGCTCAAAGTTTAATAAACAGTTTGGCGGATATTCCCTTTGCTCTAATTTATCTGTTGGAAACTGATGGTAATATAGCCCGTTTGGTAGGAAGAACAGGAATTGAAGTCGGTACGCCTGCTAGTCCTGTACAAATCGATTTAACTAAGTCTGAAGCAGAGCAACCTTGGTGTTTTACAGAAGTTCAAAATACGGGTGAAGCTCAAATCATTAATGATTTAAAGACTCGATTTACTGCTTTACCTAGGGGAAGTTGGTCAGAACCACCGCACTCAGCTATAGTTATGCCGATTCTGCAATCGGGTCAAAAACAACAACTAGTAGCATTTTTAATTTTAGGGATCAGTCCTCGAAAAGAATTTGATGATCAATATCGAGGATTTTTCGAGCTAATTACCAGTCATGTGGCTACAGCGATCGCGGATGCTGATACTTATGCAGCAGAACGTAAACGAGCGGAAGAATTAGCAGAATTAGACCGCGCTAAAACAATCTTTTTTAGTAATATTTCCCATGAGTTTCGTACTCCGTTAACTTTGATGCTTGGACCTCTTGAAGATTTGTTGGCGGAAAATAATAGTTCGTTATCACAGGCTCACCAAGAACAACTGAAAATCGTCCATCGTAATGCTCTTCGTTTACTGAAGTTGGTCAATAGTTTGTTGGATTTTTCTCGCATTGAGGCTGGCAGAATTCAAGCTATTTACGAACCGACTGATTTAGCCAGACTAACTACTAATTTAGCTGGAGTATTTCGCTCTGCCATTGAGCGGGTAGGTTTGCGTTTTCAAGTCGATTGTCCTCCTCTGCCTGAACCTATTTATGTAGACCGCGAGATGTGGGAAAAGATTATCCTAAATTTGCTCTCCAATGCTTTTAAATATACCTTTGCAGGAGAAATCTGCGTTAATTTGCGTTGGGTTGAGGTTGATGAATCTACTTTCTCTCAAGCTGGAGTTGAATTAGAAGTCAGGGATACAGGAACGGGAATTGCTGCGGAAGAATTACCTAATATTTTTAAGCGCTTTCATCGGGTACAAGAAGCAAAAGGTAGAACTTATGAAGGTTCGGGGATTGGATTATCCTTGGTTAAAGAATTAGTCCAATTACATGGCGGAACGATTGAGGTTACAAGCGTTGTCGAACAGGGCAGTAGTTTTAAGGTGTTCGTGCCTGCGGGTTATGCTCATTTACCTAGTGAACATATTAGTAAAACCTCTACTACTGATTCCACTACCTCAAGAGCCATTGCTTATGTAGAAGAAGCATTACGTTGGCTCCCCGCTACTGAGAATGAGGCGAGTGAAATTATTCCAGCCGAACACAATGCTATTCCGTTTGCTCCCTTTTCTAGAAGAAGCTTACCAATCCAAAAAGTGGATCAGCCAAATTTAATCAATAACTCTTCTTCTACTCAGGTTCTTTTGGCTGATGATAATGCCGATATGCGCGATTATTTAACACAGTTGTTATCTAGTCAAGGATACAATGTCACAGTAGTAGGAGACGGCATGGCTGCTTTAGCTACCGTAAACCAATTTATTCCTGACTTGGTATTAACTGATATTATGATGCCTAGACTAGATGGTTTAGGTTTATTGCAAAAGTTACGGGAAAATCCAGCTACAAGAGAAATTCCTATTATTTTACTATCGGCTCGTGCGGAGGAAGAAACGCGGATTCAAGGCTTAGAAACTGGAGCAGATGATTATCTAATCAAACCCTTTTCTGCTCGCGAATTATTAGCCAGAGTAGAAGCAACCCTTAAACTATACCGAGTCCGTCAACAAGCTCAACTTAAATTGGAAGCAAAAGCACGGGAACTAAGTGAGCTAAACCACTCTTTAGAACACATTAATAACCAGTTGAGTCAGCGTAATCAAGAACTGAATCGTTTTACCTATATAGTTTCTCACGATCTCAAAGCCCCGTTAAGAGCGATCGCGAATCTCTCAACTTGGATCGAAGAAGATTTAGCAGAGCAACTACCAGAGGAAAATCAAAATCAGATGGAACTTTTACGACAGCGAGTTCAGCTCATGGAAGCTTTAATTGACGGTTTGTTGCAATATTCTCGGATTGGTCGGATCGAAGTTAGGGCAGAAAAAATCAATCTTGCTCAACTGCTTACGGAAGTAATCGATTCGTTGACACCGCCAGCTACTTTTATGATCCAAATTAAATCATTGATCCATACCATGACTGCTAAACGGTTGCTGTTATTTCAGGTATTTTCCAACCTCATTAGTAATGCCATCAAACATCATCATCGGGACGATGGAATTATTGAGATTTCTGCAATCGAAACCAAAGATTACTACCAATTTGCTGTGGCTGATGACGGCCCTGGTATCGCTCCCGAACACCACTCGAGAATTTTTGACATTTTTCAAACTCTTCAACCACTGAAAGGAAAAGAGAACACGGGAATTGGGTTATCAATTATCAAAAAAATTATAGACACTGAAGGAGGCGAAATTGTTTTAGAGTCAGACTTGAACCAAGGAGCAATTTTCCGCTTTACTTGGCCGAAGCAAGTTTTGACTACAGATTAA